The window TCTCCCGAAATGGTGTCGTAAATGTTCATATCCCCACCTCTTATTCCCAATAGTCAGAAAGGCAAATAGCACAACAGCCCATCATACTATTGAGCGAAGCTATATATACtcaagcatcagcatcaacgcCCACCCCAGAGCGCGCAACAAACGATGACTAGACATAGCTACTGCAGCTTTCTCTGCGTGTGACACCTAAATTGCCTGATCTAGAGAAGCAAACACGGGAAACCCCGAAATCGCAGGCTGTTGGCGGAGCTCAGAGTATCCACTCCCAACATTTTCGTCATACATCTCGAGAGCCTAAGAAATATGTACTCCGGTATGTTCCATATGTATTCTCCATGGCGGGGAAGCATTCGCCCGACGGACTGTTTGAGAGGATAGCTATAATCCGAAGGAGCGGTTGTAAGGCCAACCGATGAAGGGTCAAATTGTCTAAAGGCATGATGACCAGTAAGTCCAGGTGAAAAAGATGACCACTTTGTAATCAAGCACATATTAGCTCATGGGTCAGACGATATGTGCTTCCCATTTAGGAGCAGTCGGAGCATGGATGTATCCGATGCCACTTAGACGTTGCCCCGTTTTGCATCAGTCCCACGTAAATATTCCTGATGAGGCGAGGACGACACCCATGTAAACTCGACTAACTGAACTACAAGCTCGATGCACTGACACAAAAACAAGTTTATTctataaagttattttttgTATCAGGTTTTCTTTGCTTacctcttctttgtcatttGGGCGACCAAAAAGTCACAAGTTACTTGCATAAACCGGAGATGGGCGAAATCGAATTGGCAGAGAGATGCCACTCCCTCGTCTCTTGAGCTCTGACAATCGTCGACCTTACAACACAATTTTCTACCACCATGTACCCCTACAAGGACTCATAAGTACCTACCTAATAAGAAGTGAGGCGAAATAAGAACATATCAACCTTCCCAAAGAGAAATATTTGCTTGATTGGATATACGGCGACCCTTACGCCCAGCCGCATATCGTCTCCGCATCCAGATGCCGTGTTACCGAGGTAGGCATTTAACTTTCGACACAGACAAAATATTTACTGGGTTTTGACTTGCCAACCATGCTCTCATGCCGGTCATTGGTGTCCTGCATATTACTCCTGCGATCCACAAACAGCCTGCGGCACAAATTCGCCGCAATACAGAGTCGGTCAAAGCGAATATCGCAACTCTCAACAGCACAGTCAGCTGACTTTGAAGTTGATATAAATCCCGTATAATTCTTGTATAGACTCCTTAGAACTGATGGATCTTTTACAATTGAGGCCGGCTAGAGAGGAATCCAATCACATGTATTCTGAGAAATCATGTTGCAGGCCATGAAAGAGACTTGCAAATCATCCAAGGCATATATATGCATGGCGAAAACCATATCAATCAACATGACACAGGTGTGACGGTGCTCCTACTGGGCTGAGTAATAATGCAACTTTCTCGGCCACGTAGCTAAGCTAACTTATGCATAACTATTACTTTGCCCTGCATCCGTGGCTTGCTAGATGTAACCTACTGGTATTATAATGAGGGGAAATTCAGGTCACAAACACGATGCTATGGTCGGATATCGGCTGTGGGATTGGACTAACACAATTCGTGGCCAAAGATGGGCAGCTTCGTCACTTATGGTTACTCAGGGAGGAGCTTGGCGCAGTCAATTGCTGGGCTCCCCGCCTCCATCCATGGTATCGTAGCGATTGAATTGGATAatgacatgaagaagaataagaatTGTAATAGTATCAATATAGCTTCATTGAGTTGATTATGTTTACAATTATGACAAGCGTCTCTTGTGGAGCGCCGTGCAAAAGATCAACTCTCACTTCGTAAAGACAACTATGTGTAATACACCCTGCAAAGCATACCAACTCACATCAACTCGTATCAACAAAAGCTCTCAAACAATAGTCTGTTTCAGACGCGCATTTACTCTTTACTAATTTGCGAAACATCAATTCAAGtcccttgatggccttggtcACCTCATACCTCATCCCCGCATTCTCCCCAGCATCACATCCCGACCTGTGAACaagtggctggctggatgATATCACGGATGGCCAGTCAAGAGAGATCCAAACATGGCCTCCTCTCGtttgccaatggcatcagATTGCAAAGAGTCTGGGCGAGAATCGAACGGCGTACAATGTGTCATATTCGGAACACGACGGCAGAATCTTTGACGTAAAACTCAACAGCCAAACAACCGAACATGGAatcaaggcaaagagaaaagttATATAAAGTAGGAAGATAttcctctctctcatcgccatcacaATCACCAACACACTCACCAGCTCAATCacagcaaaacaaaacagctTCTTACCAAGAACATCCCACACCACAGCCTCCATCAAAATGTCTTTCGGCGAGGGAACCTACTACGTCTGCACCAATCTCGGCAACCACAAGGCCATCGACCTCGAGGCATCCGAGCCCACCGGCCGCATCATCGAATAGTGAGTCTCAATCTCCACATCACCAAAATCGTTTTCAACAAACGGCTAACGCAAGAAAAACTCTCTTTCCATAGCCAATCCCACGGCGGCAAAAACCAGCAGTGGCGCATGACCAAAATCACCCACGAGGAATTCAGCATCCAAAGCGTCGCCACCAACACTTACATTACGGCTCCAAGTAAGTCATTCATTATCAACACAAAGGCGCTTTGAGCAAAACTGGCTGACTTCCTTTGTTCCCAACGTTAAGATGGAGACGACATGACCGCCAGAGGCTCCAAGCTGGCCCCTGAGTGCAACAGCGTTGCCCGCTGGAAGATTGTAAAGGCCAGCTCTAAGGGCGACTCCTATTTGTAAGTGCCATGGCATTCATCCTGCAGAGTGTCAGTCCATCTTAACAGTCGATATATAGTATCCGCAACGTGGCGTATCCTAACAAGGTCCTCGACGTGTCTGGCAGCAACCAGGCGGACTTGACTCCCATCCTCGTCTACACGTACCATGGAGGCAACAACCAGCAGTTTACCTTCAAGGAGGTGTAAAGAAAACACATCTCATAAAACTTGTCCGATTTCAGGGGTTACGTAGGACTTTGTTAggcatggccaagattgagaaTGAACATCTCCACTCATTTACAGCAACACTTCCGCTCGTTTACAGTTATTGAAGGATTTGGTTATCAATGTCACTTCGACTGAGAAGGAAAttggacaagaaaaagggtAGCTAGCTGCAGTCGC of the Trichoderma breve strain T069 chromosome 4, whole genome shotgun sequence genome contains:
- a CDS encoding ricin-type beta-trefoil lectin domain-like domain-containing protein translates to MSFGEGTYYVCTNLGNHKAIDLEASEPTGRIIEYQSHGGKNQQWRMTKITHEEFSIQSVATNTYITAPNGDDMTARGSKLAPECNSVARWKIVKASSKGDSYFIRNVAYPNKVLDVSGSNQADLTPILVYTYHGGNNQQFTFKEV